A single window of Pseudarthrobacter defluvii DNA harbors:
- a CDS encoding penicillin-binding transpeptidase domain-containing protein, producing the protein MGKSTKLSLAVAALILGTSLVACDDGKSGAEAAAQQLAGAVSALDVGSVAFDGKDAAAANDQLKQVFAALDPQKPEVQAGGLTLDGDKASAPLDYTWKFGDAEWKYTLAANFKKSGDKWLTVWDPAMLAPGLADSEIVTKGSQSPKRADILGAGDVPLVTYRPVVNVGIDKPQLGGADPADSAGKLAALVGVDPAAYVQQVKAAGAQAFVSAITLREEGRTISNEQIQAIPGARGIPASIPLAPSRTFARAVLGSVGEASAEQIEASNGALVAGDVTGIGGLQQQYDEQLRGSDAVVVRAQRADLTREQIQSAGTDPRRVLFQVDPKPGTPLKTTLDPRLQTLAESTLDKVGPASAIVALRPSTGAVLAAASGPGSNGYNTAMLGQYAPGSIFKMVDSLAMFRNGMTPDSTVQCTPTLTVDGRTFKNSEGYPESSLGAVTLRDAFAHSCNTAFISQRDSVSQGQLEAAATSMGVAVEAPKLGAEAFLGSVPGEAQGTEHAASMIGQGKVLLSPLAAAIMAGSVAKGAPVSAQLVLNPDAGAPAAGTTAGSTAPAAEASATATAEAPSTASDKPITAAEAASLADMMRAVVTSGHAGFLSSVPGAPVGAKTGTAEFGTENPPKTHAWIVAVHGDLAVAVFVEDGGLGATTSGPLLKQFLTAAG; encoded by the coding sequence ATGGGGAAATCAACAAAACTTTCGCTGGCCGTAGCTGCGCTCATCCTCGGAACCTCGCTGGTGGCCTGCGACGACGGAAAATCCGGGGCGGAAGCCGCCGCACAACAGTTGGCCGGCGCGGTCTCGGCACTGGATGTCGGGTCCGTGGCCTTTGACGGCAAGGACGCCGCAGCGGCCAACGACCAGCTCAAGCAGGTCTTCGCGGCCCTGGACCCGCAAAAACCAGAGGTCCAGGCAGGCGGACTCACGCTGGACGGGGACAAGGCATCCGCACCGCTGGACTACACCTGGAAGTTCGGCGATGCGGAGTGGAAGTACACCCTGGCGGCGAACTTCAAGAAGTCCGGCGACAAGTGGCTTACCGTCTGGGACCCGGCCATGCTGGCACCGGGCCTTGCGGACAGCGAGATTGTGACAAAGGGCTCCCAGTCACCCAAACGGGCAGACATCCTGGGTGCCGGTGATGTCCCGCTGGTGACCTACCGTCCGGTGGTGAACGTGGGGATCGACAAACCGCAGCTTGGCGGCGCAGATCCCGCGGATTCGGCAGGAAAGCTGGCAGCGTTGGTAGGCGTGGACCCCGCCGCTTACGTGCAGCAGGTCAAGGCAGCAGGTGCCCAGGCCTTCGTGTCCGCAATCACCCTGCGGGAAGAGGGCCGGACCATCTCCAATGAGCAGATCCAGGCCATCCCGGGTGCCCGTGGCATTCCAGCATCAATCCCGCTGGCCCCGAGCCGGACGTTCGCCCGTGCCGTGCTCGGCTCGGTGGGGGAAGCCTCCGCCGAGCAGATCGAGGCATCAAACGGCGCCCTGGTTGCCGGCGACGTCACCGGCATCGGCGGGCTCCAGCAGCAGTACGATGAACAGCTCCGCGGATCGGATGCCGTCGTGGTCCGTGCACAGCGTGCCGACCTGACCCGCGAACAGATCCAGTCCGCGGGCACCGACCCCCGCCGCGTCCTCTTCCAGGTGGACCCCAAGCCCGGGACCCCGCTGAAGACCACCCTCGATCCCCGGCTGCAGACGCTGGCCGAGAGCACCTTGGACAAAGTGGGGCCCGCGTCCGCCATCGTGGCGCTGCGTCCTTCCACGGGGGCCGTGCTGGCAGCGGCCTCCGGGCCGGGCAGCAACGGTTACAACACTGCGATGCTGGGGCAGTACGCCCCGGGCTCCATCTTCAAGATGGTTGATTCCCTTGCCATGTTCCGCAACGGCATGACGCCGGACTCCACCGTCCAGTGCACCCCCACCCTTACCGTGGACGGACGGACCTTCAAGAACTCCGAAGGCTATCCGGAATCCTCGCTGGGGGCGGTGACACTGCGGGATGCCTTCGCGCATTCCTGCAATACGGCCTTCATCTCGCAGCGCGATTCCGTCTCACAGGGCCAGCTCGAAGCCGCCGCCACGTCCATGGGAGTGGCGGTCGAGGCGCCCAAACTTGGTGCGGAAGCCTTCCTGGGTTCCGTCCCCGGTGAGGCCCAGGGCACCGAACACGCGGCATCCATGATCGGCCAGGGCAAGGTGCTGCTGTCCCCGCTGGCTGCGGCGATCATGGCCGGATCCGTCGCCAAGGGTGCCCCGGTTTCGGCTCAACTGGTCCTTAATCCCGACGCCGGTGCTCCCGCCGCCGGAACGACCGCAGGCTCGACCGCTCCAGCAGCCGAAGCGTCGGCCACCGCTACGGCTGAAGCGCCCTCAACGGCGTCGGACAAACCCATCACCGCAGCCGAAGCGGCCTCGCTGGCCGACATGATGCGCGCCGTCGTAACGTCCGGGCACGCAGGCTTCCTCTCCAGCGTCCCGGGGGCACCGGTGGGGGCCAAGACCGGAACCGCCGAATTCGGCACAGAGAACCCGCCCAAGACCCACGCCTGGATCGTTGCCGTCCACGGCGACCTGGCCGTGGCCGTCTTCGTGGAGGACGGCGGCCTGGGCGCCACCACCTCCGGCCCGCTGCTGAAGCAGTTCCTTACCGCCGCCGGCTAG
- a CDS encoding ATP-binding cassette domain-containing protein — MAHIDVSGIDYFLSDGTQLLNGVTFKVPDGTKTALIGPNGTGKTTLFRIIAGDLVPDEGVVGRSGTMGIMRQFVGQVRDGSSVRDLLVSAAPPALAAAAREVDEAELAMIEHDDEPTQMRYAQAIVDWGDAGGYDVETVWDEVCTAALGMPFDRAQHRPASSLSGGEQKRLVLEALFAGPDDLLLLDEPDNYLDVPGKRWLEEKLNDSKKTVFFISHDRELLNNAAGRIVTLEPSINGAGAWIHGGGFGSYVEARADRNARFEELRKRWDEEHIKLKELVNMYKNKAAFRSDMANRYHAAQTRLAKFLEVGPPEALPIEQNVQMRLKGGRTAKRAIVAERLELTGLMKPFSTEVWFGDRVGVLGSNGSGKSHFLRLLATGGTDPEREHLPVSDVDIAEVPHEGTVKLGARIRPGFFAQTHVRPDLLGKTLLEILHRGDEHRSGLGREAAAGALDGYGLAAQSEQKYESLSGGQQARFQILLLQLSGATLLLLDEPTDNLDLHSAEALERAIDHFEGTVLAVTHDRWFARTFDRFLVFGSDGKVYESTEPVWDEQRVQRTR, encoded by the coding sequence GTGGCCCATATTGACGTTTCCGGCATCGACTACTTCCTCTCCGACGGCACCCAGCTCCTGAACGGGGTGACCTTCAAGGTTCCGGACGGCACCAAGACCGCCCTGATCGGGCCCAACGGCACAGGTAAGACCACGCTGTTCCGCATCATCGCCGGGGATCTTGTTCCCGACGAGGGCGTGGTGGGACGCTCCGGAACCATGGGCATCATGCGCCAGTTCGTGGGCCAGGTCCGGGACGGCTCCTCCGTGCGGGACCTCCTGGTCTCTGCCGCTCCTCCGGCCCTCGCGGCCGCTGCCCGCGAGGTTGATGAGGCAGAACTGGCCATGATCGAACACGACGACGAGCCCACCCAGATGCGGTACGCCCAGGCGATCGTCGACTGGGGGGACGCGGGCGGCTACGACGTCGAAACCGTCTGGGACGAGGTCTGCACGGCCGCGCTGGGAATGCCCTTTGACCGTGCGCAGCACCGCCCGGCGTCGAGCCTTTCCGGCGGTGAGCAGAAGCGTCTGGTGCTGGAGGCACTGTTTGCCGGCCCGGACGACCTCCTGCTCCTGGACGAGCCGGACAACTACCTGGACGTCCCGGGGAAGCGCTGGCTTGAGGAAAAGCTGAACGACTCAAAGAAAACCGTCTTCTTCATCAGCCATGACCGGGAACTGCTGAACAACGCCGCCGGGCGCATCGTCACCCTGGAACCGAGCATCAACGGGGCAGGGGCCTGGATCCACGGCGGCGGCTTCGGCTCCTACGTGGAGGCGCGCGCAGACCGCAACGCGCGCTTTGAGGAACTGCGCAAACGCTGGGACGAGGAGCACATCAAGCTCAAGGAACTCGTCAACATGTACAAGAACAAGGCCGCCTTCCGTTCCGACATGGCCAACCGCTACCACGCTGCCCAGACGCGTCTGGCCAAGTTCCTGGAAGTGGGACCGCCCGAGGCCCTGCCCATCGAGCAGAACGTCCAGATGCGGCTCAAGGGCGGGCGGACCGCCAAACGCGCCATTGTGGCCGAGCGGCTCGAGCTGACGGGCCTCATGAAGCCGTTCTCAACCGAGGTGTGGTTCGGCGACCGGGTGGGCGTCCTGGGTTCCAACGGCTCCGGAAAGTCACACTTCCTGCGGCTGCTGGCCACCGGCGGCACGGACCCCGAACGCGAACACCTGCCCGTCTCGGACGTGGACATAGCCGAGGTGCCGCACGAAGGGACCGTGAAACTGGGTGCGCGGATCCGCCCCGGCTTCTTCGCCCAGACCCATGTTCGCCCCGATCTCCTGGGCAAAACCCTGCTGGAGATCCTGCACCGTGGCGACGAACACCGCTCCGGGCTGGGCCGCGAGGCCGCCGCGGGCGCCTTGGACGGCTACGGCCTGGCGGCGCAGTCGGAGCAGAAGTACGAGTCCCTTTCCGGCGGGCAGCAGGCACGGTTCCAGATCCTGCTCCTGCAGCTCAGCGGTGCCACACTGCTCCTGCTGGACGAGCCCACGGACAACCTGGACCTGCATTCGGCCGAAGCCCTGGAACGTGCCATCGACCACTTCGAGGGCACTGTGCTGGCTGTGACGCACGACCGGTGGTTCGCGCGGACGTTCGACAGGTTCCTGGTGTTCGGCTCGGACGGCAAAGTGTACGAGTCCACAGAACCCGTGTGGGATGAGCAGCGCGTACAGCGCACCCGCTGA
- a CDS encoding MFS transporter: MSSNTGTEERAGLKAAAAATFVVFGVNGLVFASWAARIPAVTQTLQITSGQMGTLLLCTAIGSLLALPTAGLVVGRIGTANTVRFAGVLAAAAGMGIALSLSLTSIPGTAVSLFFFGIGIGLWDVAQNIEGADVEHKLRRTIMPQFHAAFSGGAFVGALIGAALSTLGVDLPLHLLVIAAVVVVVALVVPRHFLPHLSTAVAVGEPKPAKGPSAWRDSRTLLIGVVVLGATLTEGAGNDWIAKASVDGIGASESTGALMFALFVLAMTAMRFLGGQVIDRYGRVAVLRASMAAAAAGLGLFVLASNIWLAGIGAALWGVGAALAFPMGMSAASDDPKHSAARVSVVSTLGYISFLAGPPLLGYLGDLTGIHTALLAIMAPILVALLLAGAARPLQVDQEPGVLDPGQESMSGDAAAPESSKRE; encoded by the coding sequence ATGAGCAGCAATACCGGAACCGAAGAGCGGGCAGGATTAAAAGCAGCGGCCGCGGCCACGTTCGTGGTCTTCGGCGTCAACGGATTGGTCTTCGCCAGCTGGGCGGCCAGGATTCCCGCCGTTACGCAAACGCTGCAGATCACCTCCGGCCAAATGGGCACCCTGCTGCTGTGCACGGCCATCGGCTCGCTGCTTGCGCTTCCCACGGCTGGCCTGGTGGTCGGCCGGATCGGTACAGCCAACACCGTGCGCTTTGCGGGCGTGCTGGCGGCGGCAGCAGGCATGGGCATTGCCCTCTCCCTTTCGCTGACATCCATCCCCGGAACGGCGGTGTCGCTGTTCTTCTTCGGCATCGGGATCGGGCTATGGGACGTGGCGCAGAACATAGAAGGGGCCGACGTAGAGCACAAGCTCCGGCGGACCATCATGCCGCAGTTCCATGCGGCCTTCAGCGGCGGTGCCTTTGTGGGGGCGCTCATCGGGGCAGCGCTGTCCACTTTGGGTGTGGACCTTCCGCTGCATCTTCTGGTGATCGCAGCCGTGGTGGTGGTGGTGGCCCTGGTCGTGCCACGCCACTTCCTTCCCCACCTGTCAACGGCCGTCGCGGTGGGAGAGCCGAAACCTGCCAAGGGGCCTTCCGCGTGGCGGGACAGCAGGACGCTGCTGATCGGGGTGGTGGTTCTGGGCGCCACTCTCACGGAGGGGGCCGGAAACGACTGGATCGCCAAGGCGTCCGTGGACGGCATTGGCGCCTCCGAATCCACGGGTGCCCTCATGTTCGCCCTGTTCGTCCTGGCCATGACGGCGATGCGTTTCCTGGGCGGCCAGGTCATCGACAGGTACGGGCGTGTTGCGGTATTGCGGGCCAGCATGGCGGCAGCGGCTGCGGGCCTGGGACTCTTTGTACTGGCATCCAACATCTGGCTGGCTGGAATTGGTGCGGCGCTTTGGGGCGTGGGTGCCGCCCTCGCCTTTCCAATGGGGATGTCCGCGGCATCTGACGACCCGAAACATTCAGCGGCGCGGGTTTCCGTTGTATCCACGTTGGGGTATATTTCGTTCCTCGCCGGGCCGCCTCTGCTCGGCTACCTCGGTGACCTCACGGGGATCCACACGGCACTGCTGGCCATCATGGCGCCCATCCTGGTGGCACTGTTGCTCGCCGGAGCTGCGAGGCCCCTGCAAGTGGATCAGGAGCCCGGTGTGCTGGATCCGGGTCAGGAGTCGATGTCCGGGGACGCCGCGGCCCCGGAGTCCAGCAAGCGGGAGTAA
- a CDS encoding bifunctional phosphatase PAP2/diacylglycerol kinase family protein, which yields MHSSRPRGRTWISRFDRYLLAHVSRLPGGNHDVFFRRLSASANQGKLWMGTAAVLALFPGRTRRAALHGLIAQGVASAVTNVVFKTLLPRTRPLPEHLPVFRFVHPQPTSSSMPSGHSASAVAFAVGAGLVRPTLGAALAPAALGVAYSRVHTGAHWPSDVLFGSALGAGAALVTRHWWPVRPPTPATTRAWTTAPELPGGEGLSIVVNTLGGSFKEETASALQEVFPKAHINTVQPDEDLVKRIADTADFTGTRALGVWGGDGTVGAAAAAAVARSLPLLVLPGGTLNHFARDAGTGSLKDAVRAASNGEAALADIGVVSAERGLAGDPEVSEVAMLNTSSIGLYPNFVRRREHLQPALGKPLAGVVAMFRTFAGGTPTTLTVDGVRHKVWIAYLGRGRYYPRDHAPLIRPVMDDGVLDVRLITADESFARLRLLWSVLTGTVASSRITHLREAKEVRVDADGTPMALAVDGEALAGVRSVAYHVRPRALTYYSPRS from the coding sequence ATGCACAGCAGCAGGCCGCGAGGCCGGACGTGGATCAGCCGGTTCGATAGATACCTTTTGGCGCATGTTTCCCGCTTGCCGGGCGGCAACCACGATGTCTTCTTCCGACGGCTTTCCGCCTCAGCCAACCAGGGCAAGCTGTGGATGGGGACTGCGGCGGTCCTGGCACTCTTTCCTGGCAGGACGCGGAGGGCGGCGCTGCACGGCCTGATTGCCCAAGGGGTGGCCTCGGCTGTGACCAACGTGGTGTTTAAGACGCTGCTCCCCCGAACCCGTCCGCTGCCTGAACATCTGCCGGTCTTCCGCTTCGTGCACCCGCAACCCACCAGTTCCTCAATGCCGTCCGGCCATTCAGCATCCGCCGTGGCGTTCGCTGTGGGTGCTGGCCTGGTCCGGCCTACCCTGGGAGCCGCGCTTGCCCCGGCGGCCCTGGGGGTGGCGTACTCGAGGGTGCACACCGGCGCGCACTGGCCCTCCGACGTCCTGTTCGGTTCAGCGCTGGGGGCCGGTGCCGCCCTGGTGACCCGCCACTGGTGGCCGGTCCGCCCGCCGACCCCGGCAACTACCCGCGCATGGACCACCGCGCCCGAGCTGCCTGGCGGTGAAGGCCTCAGCATCGTCGTGAACACGTTGGGTGGATCCTTCAAAGAGGAAACAGCCAGCGCACTCCAGGAAGTATTTCCCAAAGCGCATATAAACACGGTGCAGCCTGATGAAGACCTGGTGAAACGGATCGCGGACACCGCCGATTTCACCGGCACCCGCGCGCTTGGCGTGTGGGGTGGTGACGGGACCGTCGGCGCCGCGGCCGCTGCCGCCGTCGCACGATCCTTGCCCTTGCTGGTCCTGCCCGGCGGAACCCTCAACCACTTTGCCCGGGATGCGGGGACGGGCAGCCTGAAGGACGCGGTGCGGGCGGCAAGCAACGGTGAGGCGGCCTTGGCGGACATTGGGGTGGTATCCGCGGAACGCGGCCTTGCCGGGGATCCCGAAGTATCGGAAGTGGCAATGCTGAACACGTCCAGCATCGGCCTCTACCCAAACTTTGTCCGGCGCCGGGAGCACCTGCAGCCCGCACTCGGAAAGCCGCTGGCCGGTGTTGTTGCCATGTTCAGGACCTTTGCCGGGGGCACGCCCACCACGCTGACGGTGGACGGCGTCCGGCACAAGGTGTGGATTGCCTACCTGGGCCGGGGACGCTACTACCCACGCGACCACGCACCCCTGATCCGGCCCGTCATGGACGACGGAGTGCTGGATGTCCGGCTGATCACGGCTGACGAGTCCTTCGCCCGGCTCCGGCTGCTCTGGTCCGTGCTCACGGGAACAGTGGCAAGTTCCAGGATCACCCACCTCCGCGAGGCCAAGGAGGTCAGGGTTGACGCCGATGGCACACCCATGGCGCTGGCGGTGGACGGGGAGGCGCTGGCCGGAGTCCGAAGCGTCGCCTACCATGTCCGGCCGAGGGCACTGACGTACTACTCACCCCGTTCCTGA
- a CDS encoding ABC transporter ATP-binding protein codes for MIEANGLTKVYGAKTAVAGVSFTVSAGQVTGFLGPNGAGKSTTMRMIMGLDRPTSGSVTVNGLPYVRHKAPLRQVGALLDAKAVHTSRSAYNHLLAMAATHSIPKARVHEVIEMTGLDAVARKKAGGFSLGMGQRLGIAAALLGDPQTLILDEPVNGLDPEGVVWVRNLVRYLAGQGRTVFLSSHLMSEMAQTADHLIVIGRGRVIADAPIRDIITGKGQSRVRVRTDQPDRLHQLLAARGAFINVPERELLEVTGLEPRTIASTALENQVMVYELTPLVASLEEAYMELTKDDVEYHSLPAAEVSK; via the coding sequence ATGATCGAGGCAAACGGGCTGACCAAGGTCTACGGCGCCAAAACCGCCGTGGCCGGCGTCAGCTTCACCGTCAGTGCAGGGCAGGTCACAGGCTTCCTGGGCCCCAACGGGGCAGGAAAGTCCACCACCATGCGCATGATCATGGGACTGGACCGGCCCACGTCCGGATCTGTAACGGTGAACGGCCTGCCATATGTCCGGCACAAAGCACCCCTGCGCCAGGTGGGTGCCCTGCTTGACGCCAAAGCGGTCCACACCAGCCGCAGTGCCTACAACCACCTGCTGGCCATGGCGGCAACGCACAGCATCCCCAAAGCCCGGGTGCACGAGGTAATCGAAATGACCGGCCTGGACGCTGTGGCACGCAAGAAGGCAGGTGGTTTCTCCCTGGGCATGGGCCAACGGCTGGGTATTGCGGCGGCCCTCCTGGGGGACCCGCAGACCCTGATCCTCGACGAACCGGTCAACGGACTGGACCCTGAGGGCGTGGTGTGGGTGCGGAACCTGGTCCGCTACCTCGCCGGACAGGGGCGCACCGTATTCCTCTCGAGCCACCTGATGAGCGAAATGGCACAGACCGCCGACCACCTCATCGTCATCGGCCGAGGCCGGGTCATTGCTGACGCCCCCATCCGGGACATCATCACCGGCAAGGGCCAGTCCCGCGTCCGCGTCCGCACCGATCAACCCGACCGGCTCCATCAGCTGCTGGCCGCAAGGGGTGCATTCATCAACGTCCCGGAACGGGAGCTGCTCGAAGTAACGGGCCTGGAGCCCAGGACAATCGCCTCGACGGCCTTGGAAAACCAGGTCATGGTCTACGAACTCACGCCCCTCGTTGCCAGCCTCGAGGAGGCATACATGGAACTGACCAAGGACGACGTCGAATACCATTCCCTGCCCGCTGCGGAGGTAAGCAAGTAA
- a CDS encoding ABC transporter permease, whose protein sequence is MSSLTTESTPSREPAASPAGPVHSKAGRPLPGPTFFRVLNSEIIKFRSLLSTLILLASTAVVMVGFGALSAWGTGQFADAATRDPQAAARMASQGGDLAVSVPTSGIAFAQLILGSLGVLLMSSEFTTGMARSTFAAVPKRLPAFAAKLVVVIVASFAVTAVSTWIAGLVAVPILDNYGLTLDLASSQSVKLLLVNSIYVAAVAAIGMALGTLLRNSAGGIMSLVGIFFVAPIAFQLIPGDFFEEARKYLPGNTVDPLTASQHVPDTLEAWQAGLVLGAWVVIPLLLAAVLLKRRDV, encoded by the coding sequence ATGAGCTCCCTGACCACTGAATCCACACCGTCCCGCGAACCGGCGGCCTCTCCCGCCGGCCCGGTCCACAGCAAGGCGGGACGGCCGCTTCCGGGCCCCACCTTTTTCCGGGTCCTCAACTCGGAAATCATCAAGTTCCGCAGCCTCCTTTCCACCCTGATCCTGCTTGCTTCCACCGCAGTGGTCATGGTGGGGTTCGGTGCGCTGTCCGCGTGGGGGACCGGCCAGTTCGCTGATGCGGCCACCCGCGATCCGCAGGCGGCCGCCAGGATGGCCAGCCAGGGCGGAGACCTTGCCGTCAGTGTGCCCACCTCGGGCATCGCCTTCGCCCAACTGATCCTGGGGTCCCTGGGCGTGCTCCTGATGAGCTCGGAATTCACCACCGGCATGGCACGGTCCACCTTCGCAGCCGTGCCCAAGCGGCTCCCCGCCTTCGCCGCGAAGCTCGTGGTGGTGATCGTGGCCTCCTTCGCCGTCACCGCCGTGTCCACCTGGATTGCCGGCCTGGTGGCTGTTCCCATCCTGGACAACTACGGCCTCACACTGGACCTGGCCAGCTCCCAGTCCGTGAAGCTGCTCCTGGTCAACAGCATCTACGTGGCAGCCGTCGCCGCGATCGGCATGGCACTGGGAACGTTGCTGAGGAATTCCGCGGGCGGCATCATGAGCCTTGTGGGCATCTTCTTCGTGGCACCGATCGCCTTCCAGCTCATCCCGGGGGACTTCTTCGAGGAAGCCCGCAAGTACCTGCCTGGCAACACCGTCGATCCCCTGACGGCTTCCCAGCACGTTCCGGACACCCTTGAGGCATGGCAGGCCGGGCTGGTCCTCGGCGCCTGGGTGGTCATTCCCCTCCTGCTGGCTGCCGTCCTGCTGAAGCGCCGGGACGTGTAG
- a CDS encoding amino acid permease, which translates to MHADQQLSKSLKPRHLSMIAIAGVIGAGLFVGSGAAIQQAGPGILVAYAAAGLVVILVMRMLGEMAAANPETGSFSTYADKALGRWAGFSIGWLYAWFWIIVLGIEATAGAAIMHRWVPGIDQWVWALVLMVLLTLTNLGSVKSYGEFEFWFASIKVAAIVLFLLFGAAAILGLIPGVPAPGLSNLINNGGFMPNGPGAVLAGILVVVFSFFGAEIATIAAGESENPVDAVKKAVKSTVWRILVFYIGSIAVVVTLLPWNSASVAKSPYVAVIELFGIPGAGTIMDVVVLTSVLSCLNSGLYTASRMLFSLSTRGDAPRSWTRISRRGVPAAAVLASTVVGFVTVGLNYIAPDTVFLFLVNTSGAIALFVWLVISASQLVLRRRMGAAAKDLQLKMWLFPYLTWAAIISIVALLIGMVIVESTRESLLLSLALAAVVVVLGVLRYRRKGVAASQSAVPAEPAAAPAE; encoded by the coding sequence ATGCATGCTGACCAGCAACTCTCAAAGTCCCTGAAACCCAGGCACCTGTCCATGATCGCCATCGCCGGCGTCATTGGTGCAGGCCTTTTCGTCGGCTCGGGGGCAGCCATCCAGCAGGCCGGCCCGGGCATCCTCGTGGCGTACGCAGCCGCCGGGTTGGTGGTCATCCTGGTGATGCGCATGCTGGGCGAGATGGCCGCAGCCAACCCCGAAACAGGCTCGTTCTCCACCTATGCGGACAAGGCACTGGGCCGCTGGGCCGGATTCAGCATCGGCTGGCTCTACGCCTGGTTCTGGATCATCGTCCTGGGAATCGAGGCCACGGCCGGCGCCGCCATCATGCACCGCTGGGTGCCTGGCATTGACCAGTGGGTCTGGGCATTGGTGCTCATGGTGCTGCTTACGCTTACCAACCTTGGTTCCGTGAAGTCCTACGGCGAGTTCGAATTCTGGTTCGCCTCCATCAAGGTGGCGGCAATCGTCCTCTTCCTGCTCTTCGGCGCCGCCGCCATCCTGGGCCTCATTCCCGGCGTCCCCGCTCCCGGACTGAGCAACCTGATCAATAACGGCGGGTTCATGCCCAACGGTCCGGGCGCGGTCCTGGCCGGCATCCTGGTGGTGGTCTTTTCCTTCTTTGGCGCTGAGATCGCCACCATCGCAGCCGGCGAATCCGAGAACCCCGTGGATGCCGTGAAGAAGGCCGTGAAGTCCACCGTGTGGCGCATCCTGGTCTTCTACATCGGCTCCATTGCCGTGGTGGTTACGCTGCTTCCGTGGAACTCTGCCTCCGTGGCAAAGAGCCCCTACGTCGCCGTCATCGAACTGTTCGGCATTCCCGGCGCCGGAACCATCATGGACGTCGTGGTGCTTACCTCCGTGCTCTCCTGCCTGAACTCTGGCCTCTACACTGCCAGTCGCATGCTCTTCTCGCTCTCCACCCGCGGTGACGCTCCGCGCTCATGGACCCGCATCTCCCGGCGCGGCGTCCCCGCTGCGGCTGTCCTTGCTTCAACGGTGGTCGGCTTCGTAACCGTGGGCCTGAACTACATTGCCCCGGACACCGTATTCCTCTTCCTGGTCAACACCTCAGGCGCCATCGCCCTGTTCGTGTGGCTGGTTATCTCGGCCTCGCAGTTGGTCCTCCGCCGCCGCATGGGGGCCGCGGCCAAGGACCTGCAGCTGAAGATGTGGCTGTTCCCGTACCTCACCTGGGCAGCGATCATCAGCATCGTGGCCCTGCTCATCGGCATGGTGATCGTGGAATCCACGCGGGAATCCCTGTTGCTGTCACTGGCGCTGGCGGCCGTGGTGGTGGTACTGGGCGTCCTTCGTTACCGGCGGAAGGGCGTTGCTGCCAGCCAGTCGGCCGTGCCGGCCGAGCCTGCAGCGGCACCCGCCGAGTAG